A genomic segment from Triticum dicoccoides isolate Atlit2015 ecotype Zavitan chromosome 1A, WEW_v2.0, whole genome shotgun sequence encodes:
- the LOC119289590 gene encoding histone H2B.2, producing the protein MAPKADKKPAAENKVEKAAEKTPAGKKPKAEKRLPAGKTASKEAGGEGKTRGRKKGSKAKKGVETYKIYIFKVLKQVHPDIGISSKAMSIMNSFINDIFEKLAGESAKLARYNKKPTITSREIQTSVRLVLPGELAKHAVSEGTKAVTKFTSS; encoded by the coding sequence ATGGCCCCAAAGGCAGACAAGAAGCCGGCGGCCGAGAACAAGGTGGAGAAGGCGGCGGAGAAGACCCCCGCGGGGAAGAAGCCCAAGGCCGAGAAGCGGCTGCCGGCAGGCAAGACGGCGTCcaaggaggccggcggcgaggggaAGACCCGGGGCAGGAAGAAGGGCAGCAAGGCGAAGAAGGGCGTGGAGACGTACAAGATCTACATCTtcaaggtgctgaagcaggtgcacCCGGACATCGGCATCTCCTCCAAGGCCATGTCcatcatgaactccttcatcaacgACATCTTCGAGAAGCTCGCCGGCGAGTCGGCCAAGCTCGCGAGGTACAACAAGAAGCCCACCATCACCTCTAGGGAGATCCAGACCTCCGTCCGCCTCGTCCTCCCCGGCGAGCTCGCCAAGCACGCCGTCTCCGAGGGCACCAAGGCCGTCACCAAGTTCACATCCTCCTAG
- the LOC119289580 gene encoding histone H2B.2 produces MAPKADKKPAAENKVEKAAEKTPAGKKPKAEKRLPAGKTASKEAGGEGKTRGRKKGSKAKKGVETYKIYIFKVLKQVHPDIGISSKAMSIMNSFINDIFEKLAGESAKLARYNKKPTITSREIQTSVRLVLPGELAKHAVSEGTKAVTKFTSS; encoded by the coding sequence ATGGCCCCCAAGGCAGACAAGAAGCCGGCGGCCGAGAACAAGGTGGAGAAGGCGGCGGAGAAGACCCCCGCGGGGAAGAAGCCCAAGGCCGAGAAGCGGCTGCCGGCGGGCAAGACGGCGTCcaaggaggccggcggcgaggggaAGACCCGGGGCAGGAAGAAGGGCAGCAAGGCGAAGAAGGGCGTGGAGACGTACAAGATCTACATCTtcaaggtgctgaagcaggtgcacCCGGACATCGGCATCTCCTCCAAGGCCATGTCcatcatgaactccttcatcaacgACATCTTCGAGAAGCTCGCCGGGGAGTCGGCCAAGCTCGCCCGCTACAACAAGAAGCCCACCATCACCTCCAGGGAGATCCAGACCTCCGTCCGCCTCGTCCTCCCCGGGGAGCTCGCCAAGCACGCCGTCTCCGAGGGCACCAAGGCCGTCACCAAGTTCACATCCTCCTAG
- the LOC119289557 gene encoding DNA-binding protein DDB_G0278111-like — translation MRSPDAPIGRSGTTLPDRTADGVRRGEKPGLRRAHPRGKSRGGRLGWIPSPHSATPHPTPPPRDPLRCGEDDGEAIPALCTRGVMADHDPELEAIRQRRMQELMGQRGGAASPQNAGQQKAQEDAKLEAEERRQMMLAQILSSEARERISRIALVKPDKARGVEDVLLRAAQTGGISEKVSEERLISLLEQINTHTSKQTKVTIQRRRFDDDD, via the exons ATGCGATCCCCCGATGCTCCCATCGGACGGTCGGGAACCACCCTCCCAGATCGGACGGCTGACGGGGTGCGGCGCGGTGAAAAGCCAGGGTTGCGTCGCGCCCATCCACGGGGGAAAAGCAGAGGAGGACGGCTCGGCTGGATTCCATCTCCCCACTCGgccaccccccaccccaccccaccgccGCGGGATCCACTGCGCTGCggcgaggacgacggcgaggcgatcCCGGCCCTGTGCACCAGGGGCGTGATG GCTGACCATGACCCAGAGTTGGAGGCCATCAGGCAGAGGCGAATGCAAGAGCTAATGGGACAGCGTGGTGGTGCG GCAAGCCCACAAAATGCAGGGCAACAAAAGGCTCAGGAAGATGCAAAGCT GGAAGCTGAGGAACGCCGGCAGATGATGCTTGCTCAGATACTGTCTTCTGAAGCTAGAGAAAGAA TCTCCCGCATAGCTTTGGTCAAGCCTGATAAAGCAAGAGGAGTGGAGGATGTTCTGCTGAGAGCTGCACAAACTGGTGGAATATCTGAAAAG GTGTCTGAAGAAAGGCTTATCTCACTTCTGGAGCAAATCAACACCcacacaagcaaacaaaccaaAGTGACG ATTCAGAGGCGTCGCTTTGACGACGATGACTAG
- the LOC119289568 gene encoding uncharacterized protein LOC119289568, with protein sequence MENGEETFASPTAAAADFGFGFGPALTNGEGGHPKAYDPEEMDALRAAKRDLEEKLAEVLHENGFLSAEAARLEALVTGAREDIAAADRAAAKAEGEAAGLRAEVKRLQGLLDSSDRDADGPGGAGGDLATAHQEKLALEEEIKALKASAAAAAADKEGAEEEAAAAPSAKEGLAAPHGKVAAAAAAGAAATAAIAVVLLNLKR encoded by the coding sequence ATGGAGAACGGCGAGGAGACGTTCGCGTCCCCGACGGCGGCCGCGGCGGACTTCGGCTTCGGCTTCGGCCCGGCGCTCACCAACGGCGAGGGGGGCCACCCCAAGGCCTACGACCCGGAGGAGATGGACGCGCTCCGCGCGGCCAAGCGCGACCTGGAGGAGAAGCTGGCCGAGGTGCTCCACGAGAACGGCTTCCTCTCCGCGGAGGCCGCCCGCCTCGAGGCGCTCGTGACCGGGGCCCGCGAGGACatcgccgccgccgaccgcgccgCCGCCAAGGCCGAGGGCGAGGCCGCGGGGCTCCGCGCCGAGGTCAAGCGCCTCCAGGGCCTCCTCGACAGCTCCGACCGCGACGCCGACGGCCCGGGCGGCGCCGGCGGGGACCTGGCCACCGCGCACCAGGAGAAGCTCGCCCtcgaggaggagatcaaggccctcaaggcctccgccgccgccgctgccgcagacAAGGAGGGGGCGGAGGAGGAGGCTGCTGCCGCTCCCTCGGCCAAGGAAGGCCTGGCGGCGCCTCACGGGAAGgtggccgccgccgcagccgctggAGCCGCAGCCACTGCAGCCATCGCTGTGGTTCTCCTCAACCTCAAGAGGTAA